Proteins from a genomic interval of Quercus robur chromosome 9, dhQueRobu3.1, whole genome shotgun sequence:
- the LOC126699433 gene encoding cytochrome P450 89A2-like isoform X3 — protein sequence METWFIILVSLCISALLKPLLNLFINKKNSKLPPGPFTIPILSSFLWIRKSFSDLEPILRKLHAKYGPIVTLNIAFRPAIFVANRSIAHKALVQNGAVFADRPQAPLTNRVFSSNSSTINSASYGPTWRLFRRNLSSEILHPSRLKSYSHARNWVYNILFNRLRDSQSKSSEVPIVVKEHFQYSMFCLLVLMCFGDKLGESQIKEIEDVQRRLLLGLPRFNILNVCGSVGKIIFRKLWQELFDLRRDQEAVLRPLIEARRKVKQERQSKAKEDKDVDNDDEFVVSYVDTLLDLELPGEKRKLQDGEMVSLCSEFLNAGTDTTSTALEWIMANLVKYPQIQERLFVEIEGVVGDGEKTVKEEDLNKMPYLKAVILEGLRRHPPGHFVLPHAVTEDVVLDGYLVPKNATLNFMVAEMGWDPKVWEDPMEFKPERFLSGGDGGGEVFDITGSREIKMMPFGVGRRICPGSGLAMLHLEYFVANLVWNFEWKAVEGDDVDLTEKQEFTMVMKNPLKAHLSLRL from the coding sequence atggaaaccTGGTTCATCATCCTTGTCTCTCTCTGCATCTCAGCTCTCCTAAAACCTCTTCTCAACCTTTTCATCAACAAGAAAAACAGTAAGCTTCCTCCTGGACCCTTTACCATCCCAATTCTAAGCAGCTTCCTATGGATTCGCAAATCTTTCTCCGACCTCGAACCCATTCTCCGCAAACTCCATGCCAAGTACGGACCCATAGTCACCCTCAACATCGCTTTCCGCCCTGCTATCTTCGTTGCCAACCGCTCTATCGCTCACAAAGCTCTAGTCCAAAACGGTGCCGTCTTTGCCGACCGACCACAGGCTCCTCTGACCAACAGAGTGTTCTCAAGTAACTCGAGCACCATCAACTCCGCCTCGTACGGTCCCACGTGGCGTCTATTTCGCCGCAATCTCAGTTCTGAGATTCTTCACCCTTCGCGCTTGAAATCCTACTCTCACGCGCGCAACTGGGTTTATAATATCCTCTTCAATCGTCTTCGTGATTCTCAGTCCAAGTCCAGTGAAGTGCCAATCGTCGTTAAGGAACATTTCCAATACTCcatgttttgtttgttggttCTTATGTGTTTCGGTGACAAGCTTGGTGAGTCCCAGATTAAAGAAATCGAAGATGTCCAGCGTCGCTTGCTTTTGGGGCTTCCTCGGTTTAATATACTTAATGTTTGTGGGAGTGTTGGGAAGATTATATTTCGTAAGCTTTGGCAAGAGTTGTTTGATCTTCGGAGAGACCAAGAAGCTGTTCTAAGGCCTTTGATAGAAGCGAGAAGGAAAGTGAAGCAAGAAAGACAGAGCAAAGCGAAAGAAGACAAAGATGTTGATAATGACGATGAGTTTGTGGTGTCGTATGTGGATACGTTGTTGGATTTGGAGCTACCAGGGGAGAAGCGGAAACTCCAGGATGGGGAAATGGTTAGTTTGTGCTCTGAGTTTCTCAACGCGGGTACAGATACTACGTCGACTGCATTGGAGTGGATTATGGCCAATTTGGTGAAATACCCACAAATCCAAGAGAGGCTTTTCGTGGAGATTGAAGGGGTTGTTGGTGATGGAGAGAAAACAGTAAAGGAGGAAGATTTGAACAAGATGCCATATTTGAAAGCAGTGATTTTGGAAGGTTTAAGAAGACACCCACCTGGGCATTTTGTGCTGCCACATGCAGTGACTGAGGATGTGGTTTTGGATGGCTATTTGGTGCCAAAGAATGCTACTTTGAATTTCATGGTGGCAGAAATGGGGTGGGATCCAAAAGTGTGGGAGGATCCTATGGAGTTCAAGCCTGAGAGATTCTTGAGTGGCGGTGATGGTGGAGGAGAAGTGTTTGATATAACTGGAAGTAGAGAGATTAAGATGATGCCATTTGGTGTGGGGAGGAGGATTTGCCCTGGTTCTGGTTTGGCAATGCTGCATTTGGAGTATTTTGTGGCCAATTTGGTTTGGAATTTTGAGTGGAAAGCTGTGGAGGGTGATGATGTTGATTTGACAGAGAAGCAGGAGTTCACCATGGTGATGAAGAATCCTCTCAAGGCCCACTTATCTCTAAGGCTTTAA
- the LOC126699433 gene encoding cytochrome P450 89A2-like isoform X1: protein METWFIVLISLCISALLKPLLNLFINKKNSKLPPGPFTIPILSSFLWIRKSFSDLEPILRKLHAKYGPIVTLNIAFRPAIFVANRSIAHKALVQNGAVFADRPQAPLTNRVFSSNSSTINSASYGPTWRLFRRNLSSEILHPSRLKSYSHARNWVYNILFNRLRDSQSKSSEVPIVVKEHFQYSMFCLLVLMCFGDKLGESQIKEIEDVQRRLLLGLPRFNILNVCGSVGKIIFRKLWQELFDLRRDQEAVLRPLIEARRKVKQERQSKAKEDKDVDNDDEFVVSYVDTLLDLELPGEKRKLQDGEMVSLCSEFLNAGTDTTSTALEWIMANLVKYPQIQERLFVEIEGVVGDGEKTVKEEDLNKMPYLKAVILEGLRRHPPGHFVLPHAVTEDVVLDGYLVPKNATLNFMVAEMGWDPKVWEDPMEFKPERFLSGGDGGGEVFDITGSREIKMMPFGVGRRICPGSGLAMLHLEYFVANLVWNFEWKAVEGDDVDLTEKQEFTMVMKNPLKAHLSLRL from the coding sequence CTTTTCATCAACAAGAAAAACAGTAAGCTTCCTCCTGGACCCTTTACCATCCCAATTCTAAGCAGCTTCCTATGGATTCGCAAATCTTTCTCCGACCTCGAACCCATTCTCCGCAAACTCCATGCCAAGTACGGACCCATAGTCACCCTCAACATCGCTTTCCGCCCTGCTATCTTCGTTGCCAACCGCTCTATCGCTCACAAAGCTCTAGTCCAAAACGGTGCCGTCTTTGCCGACCGACCACAGGCTCCTCTGACCAACAGAGTGTTCTCAAGTAACTCGAGCACCATCAACTCCGCCTCGTACGGTCCCACGTGGCGTCTATTTCGCCGCAATCTCAGTTCTGAGATTCTTCACCCTTCGCGCTTGAAATCCTACTCTCACGCGCGCAACTGGGTTTATAATATCCTCTTCAATCGTCTTCGTGATTCTCAGTCCAAGTCCAGTGAAGTGCCAATCGTCGTTAAGGAACATTTCCAATACTCcatgttttgtttgttggttCTTATGTGTTTCGGTGACAAGCTTGGTGAGTCCCAGATTAAAGAAATCGAAGATGTCCAGCGTCGCTTGCTTTTGGGGCTTCCTCGGTTTAATATACTTAATGTTTGTGGGAGTGTTGGGAAGATTATATTTCGTAAGCTTTGGCAAGAGTTGTTTGATCTTCGGAGAGACCAAGAAGCTGTTCTAAGGCCTTTGATAGAAGCGAGAAGGAAAGTGAAGCAAGAAAGACAGAGCAAAGCGAAAGAAGACAAAGATGTTGATAATGACGATGAGTTTGTGGTGTCGTATGTGGATACGTTGTTGGATTTGGAGCTACCAGGGGAGAAGCGGAAACTCCAGGATGGGGAAATGGTTAGTTTGTGCTCTGAGTTTCTCAACGCGGGTACAGATACTACGTCGACTGCATTGGAGTGGATTATGGCCAATTTGGTGAAATACCCACAAATCCAAGAGAGGCTTTTCGTGGAGATTGAAGGGGTTGTTGGTGATGGAGAGAAAACAGTAAAGGAGGAAGATTTGAACAAGATGCCATATTTGAAAGCAGTGATTTTGGAAGGTTTAAGAAGACACCCACCTGGGCATTTTGTGCTGCCACATGCAGTGACTGAGGATGTGGTTTTGGATGGCTATTTGGTGCCAAAGAATGCTACTTTGAATTTCATGGTGGCAGAAATGGGGTGGGATCCAAAAGTGTGGGAGGATCCTATGGAGTTCAAGCCTGAGAGATTCTTGAGTGGCGGTGATGGTGGAGGAGAAGTGTTTGATATAACTGGAAGTAGAGAGATTAAGATGATGCCATTTGGTGTGGGGAGGAGGATTTGCCCTGGTTCTGGTTTGGCAATGCTGCATTTGGAGTATTTTGTGGCCAATTTGGTTTGGAATTTTGAGTGGAAAGCTGTGGAGGGTGATGATGTTGATTTGACAGAGAAGCAGGAGTTCACCATGGTGATGAAGAATCCTCTCAAGGCCCACTTATCTCTAAGGCTTTAA